The bacterium genome contains the following window.
CCGGCGCCGACATCCGTGAAGCTTCCGTTGCCATCGTTGCGGTACAGGTGGGAACCGTAGATCAAATCCTGGTTTCCATCGCTGTTATAGTCGCCCCAGCTGACGCGCATGCCTTCAGGCATGGCATTCACACCGGCAAGCAGTGTGGCGTTGCTGAACATGGTCTGCGGTAGATCGAGGTACTCGACCTTGGTGCCGATATACCAGTTATTCATCGCCATCCCACCGGAGAGAGCATAGCCGTAAGGAATGGTTGGCGGATTTGCAGGGATCCAGAATGAACTGGTGTACAACGTATCGCCTTCGCTCGTCGCGCAATCAGGAATCTGCGTGTAGCGGTCCATGCGCACTTTCATATTGTCTCCGAGCATCTGCACACCAACGAAGAAATTCGTGGGACGCACGAAGGTCAGCTTCGGCTCGGGCAGCGCAAAGCGCACAAGTGTATTGGTCTCAACCGGTATCCAGGCCTTGAAGGTCACGATGGGCTGAAGAAGCAGCGGAAACGCGCCGCCACCTTCGCTGCCGAAGAGGTACACGTTGACGGAGTCACCGGCAGTGGCACCCTGCGCCGGGGAGAACCACACGTTGATTTCATGCAGCTTTGCCGCACGCTCGAGCTGAAAACGTGCAACAGACATTGAGCCTGAAGGGAGGTTGAGTACGAAATAATTCTGTTCAGGCTGATAATGGAACAGGTCGATGATCTGCTGCGCGCGAGCACCACCTGTCATTACCGCGAACAGCAGGGCAATCAGGAACACTTTCTTCATGAGAACCTCGTTTGATGAGAACGAATGTACTGTAAAATGAAATGCTAGTCTGAAATCATCCTTCGAATGGGAGATGGATTTCCCGCAGGATGCGATCCGCCTGCTGCGCATCCGCATCCGCGAGTTCAAGCATGCGCTCGATGGGACGCAATGCGCGCGTCCTCAACTCCTCATCGATGTGAATTTCCGGGCTCCGCTGCTTCATGCAGCGATGCAGCTTCTCCAGTGTGTTGACTTTCATATAGTCGCAAACATTGCAGGCACAGCCATTATCGGGCGGCGCGGCAATAAACTCCTTTTCCGGAGCGGCTTTCTGCATTTGATGCAGTATACCGGATTCCGTGGCCACAATGAAACGGGTTGCTGCGCTCTCCTGCACATATTTCAACAGGGCGCCGGTGGAACCAATGAAATCCGCAAGCCGCAGCACCACCCCTTCACATTCCGGATGCGCGATCACCTCCGCGTCCGGCGCTTCCTCACGCAGGGCAGCGATGCGTTCCTCGCTGAACTGCTCATGCACCGTACACACGCCCTGCCAGAGAAGCATGTTGCGCCCGGTTTTCTCGCGCATATAGTTCCC
Protein-coding sequences here:
- the nadA gene encoding quinolinate synthase NadA, producing MVQDILRMKEEMNAVILAHYYQDSIIQDIADIRGDSFELSRRAREVKADVIVFAGVHFMAETAKILNPDKTVLLPDMNAGCSLAESAPAHLFRRFRQQHPEYLAVTYINCTAEVKALSDVICTSSSAERILEKLPPELPVLFSPDKNLGNYMREKTGRNMLLWQGVCTVHEQFSEERIAALREEAPDAEVIAHPECEGVVLRLADFIGSTGALLKYVQESAATRFIVATESGILHQMQKAAPEKEFIAAPPDNGCACNVCDYMKVNTLEKLHRCMKQRSPEIHIDEELRTRALRPIERMLELADADAQQADRILREIHLPFEG